One window of Ailuropoda melanoleuca isolate Jingjing chromosome 3, ASM200744v2, whole genome shotgun sequence genomic DNA carries:
- the LOC100475019 gene encoding olfactory receptor 2T11, which translates to MKNITLSSDFILLGLLVNNKATGIVFAVIFAIFVVAVTANLVMIFLIQVDSRLHTPMYFLLSQLSIMDTLFICTTVPKLLVDMVSKEKAISFVGCGIQIFLYLIMIGSEFFLLGLMAYDRYVAVCNPLRYPVLMNRRACLLLAAGAWFGGSLDGFLLTPITMNVPYCGSRSINHFFCEIPAVLKLACADTSLYETLMYICCVLMLLIPISIISTSYSLILLTVHRMRSSEGRKKAFTTCSSHLTVVSISYGAAFYTYVLPQSFHTPEQDKVVSAFYTIVTPMLNPLIYSLRNKEVMGAFKKVFSQYSSVKKVSTNDA; encoded by the coding sequence ATGAAGAATATAACTTTATCCTCTGACTTTATCCTCCTGGGGCTTCTGGTGAATAATAAAGCTACAGGAATTGTCTTTGCTGTTATTTTTGCTATCTTTGTGGTGGCTGTAACGGCAAATTTGGTCATGATATTCTTGATTCAGGTGGACTCCCGTCTCCATACTCCTATGTATTTCCTGCTCAGCCAGCTATCCATCATGGACACCCTTTTCATTTGTACCACTGTCCCAAAACTTCTGGTCGACATGGTTTCTAAAGAGAAGGCCATTTCCTTTGTAGGTTGTGGCATCCAGATCTTCCTCTACTTGATCATGATTGGCTCAGAGTTCTTTCTCTTGGGCCTCATGGCCTATGACCGATATGTGGCTGTCTGTAACCCTCTTAGGTATCCAGTCTTGATGAACCGCAGGGCATGTCTCCTTCTGGCTGCTGGTGCCTGGTTTGGTGGGTCTCTGGATGGCTTTCTTCTCACCCCCATCACCATGAATGTCCCCTACTGTGGCTCCCGCAGTATCAACCATTTTTTCTGTGAGATCCCTGCAGTTCTCAAGCTAGCCTGTGCTGACACATCCTTGTATGAAACCCTAATGTACATCTGCTGTGTACTTATGTTGCTCATCCCTATCTCTATCATCTCAACCTCCTATTCTCTCATCTTGTTAACTGTCCACCGAATGCGCTCTTCTGAAGGCCGAAAGAAAGCCTTTACTACTTGTTCTTCCCACTTGACCGTAGTCAGCATTTCCTATGGGGCTGCCTTCTACACTTATGTTCTGCCCCAGTCTTTTCACACTCCGGAGCAGGACAAGGTAGTGTCAGCCTTCTATACCATTGTCACACCCATGCTCAATCCTCTTATCTACAGCCTCAGAAACAAGGAAGTCATGGGGgcatttaaaaaggtattttcacAATACTCATCTGTTAAAAAAGTATCCACAAATGATGCTTAA